One window of the Halobacillus litoralis genome contains the following:
- a CDS encoding tRNA (adenine(22)-N(1))-methyltransferase — MNVNQLSKRLTLVAEYLPHGSHFADIGSDHAYLPCYVCLRDSEAQAIAGEVNQGPYNSARQEVEKHELQDRIDVRLGNGLEVVQKDEVDQIVIAGMGGPLIRDILEEGKDRLTSVERIITQPNVDSKSVRQWFYKNDYELVSESIVEESGHIYEVLAAEKGDPSRPYHKESIEKEMWLGPFFLASPSETFIKKCQEELNKKEYVLRQVKLAVEVSESKIDRLQQEIRWLKEVIEL; from the coding sequence ATGAATGTAAATCAATTATCAAAACGGCTGACTCTAGTGGCAGAATATCTGCCTCATGGCTCCCATTTTGCTGATATAGGTTCTGATCATGCTTATTTACCATGCTATGTCTGCTTAAGGGACTCAGAAGCACAGGCAATCGCAGGGGAAGTCAATCAGGGGCCTTATAATAGTGCCCGTCAAGAAGTGGAAAAACATGAACTTCAGGATAGGATTGATGTTCGCCTTGGTAATGGACTTGAGGTAGTACAAAAGGATGAAGTCGATCAGATTGTGATCGCAGGAATGGGCGGCCCCTTAATCAGAGATATATTGGAAGAGGGAAAAGATAGACTTACCTCCGTAGAGAGAATTATTACGCAGCCGAACGTTGATTCAAAATCGGTTCGACAATGGTTTTATAAGAATGACTATGAACTTGTGAGCGAATCAATCGTGGAAGAGAGCGGCCATATTTACGAAGTTTTAGCAGCTGAAAAGGGTGACCCTTCACGCCCCTACCATAAAGAGAGCATAGAGAAAGAAATGTGGTTAGGTCCATTTTTTTTAGCAAGCCCTTCAGAAACGTTTATCAAGAAATGCCAGGAGGAACTGAATAAAAAGGAATACGTCCTAAGGCAAGTGAAGCTGGCAGTAGAAGTCAGTGAGAGCAAAATAGATCGTCTTCAGCAAGAAATAAGATGGTTGAAGGAGGTTATTGAATTATGA
- the cccA gene encoding cytochrome c550, protein MRKNPVIPFAVIAVLGIIVMIIVSSAGINQREAIQNEEEGGGEEETVDAGPEELFQNQCATCHGGDLSGANGPNLQEVGSKYSAEEINDIIVNGKGSAMPAGLYTGEQATKLAEWLAEKK, encoded by the coding sequence ATGAGAAAAAACCCTGTGATTCCATTCGCAGTGATTGCTGTACTAGGTATTATAGTCATGATTATCGTATCTTCAGCTGGTATCAATCAGCGCGAAGCCATCCAGAATGAAGAAGAAGGCGGAGGAGAAGAAGAAACGGTAGATGCCGGTCCGGAAGAATTGTTCCAAAATCAATGTGCCACCTGCCATGGTGGAGATCTTAGTGGAGCAAATGGTCCAAACCTTCAAGAGGTCGGAAGTAAATACTCTGCGGAAGAAATCAACGATATAATAGTCAATGGTAAAGGTTCCGCAATGCCTGCTGGGCTTTACACAGGAGAGCAAGCGACTAAATTGGCGGAGTGGTTGGCAGAGAAAAAATAA
- a CDS encoding Nif3-like dinuclear metal center hexameric protein, with amino-acid sequence MKQQWIVQEIIKQFEEWSPKHLAYDWDNVGLQVGSLNKPVKNIMVTLDVLENVVDEAIEKNVDLIIAHHPLLFVKLNQINLDTPKGRIVQKLIKHDITVYAAHTNLDIAQGGVNDVMADLLGLKNRKPLIKSGEDKLVKLTVFVPEDRADAVRNAISEAGAGHIGNYSHCTYQLSGQGTFQPESGTDPFIGEQGELEVVDEKRIETIVPKSDLAGVLKAMEAAHPYEEVAYDLYPLLNEGESLGAGRVGTLPEPVQLEKFIGQVKEAYEIPSVRASGDFTKMVKTVALLGGSGEKYIHAAKRSGADVYITGDMTFHITQDAMEMGLAVIDPGHHVEKVVCPKVKDYLEEHCNQNGHLNILVSESDTEPFKMV; translated from the coding sequence ATGAAACAGCAATGGATAGTGCAGGAAATCATTAAACAGTTTGAAGAATGGTCCCCTAAGCATTTAGCTTATGATTGGGATAATGTCGGTCTTCAAGTAGGTTCTCTAAACAAACCAGTGAAAAATATCATGGTGACACTGGATGTATTAGAAAATGTCGTAGATGAGGCAATAGAAAAGAACGTTGACTTAATTATCGCTCACCACCCATTATTGTTCGTGAAATTAAACCAGATCAATTTGGATACGCCTAAAGGAAGGATAGTCCAGAAGCTGATCAAGCATGATATCACTGTATATGCAGCACATACTAATTTAGATATAGCACAAGGTGGTGTCAATGATGTGATGGCAGATCTATTAGGCTTGAAAAATCGAAAGCCTCTTATCAAATCAGGTGAGGATAAGTTAGTCAAACTGACGGTTTTCGTTCCTGAAGACCGTGCCGATGCGGTTAGAAATGCGATCAGCGAGGCTGGAGCAGGTCATATCGGTAACTATAGTCACTGCACATATCAATTGTCCGGCCAGGGTACGTTCCAACCAGAGAGTGGAACAGATCCGTTTATTGGCGAACAAGGAGAACTTGAAGTCGTTGATGAAAAGAGAATTGAAACCATTGTTCCTAAATCAGATTTGGCGGGTGTATTGAAGGCGATGGAAGCAGCTCACCCTTATGAAGAAGTTGCCTATGATCTTTATCCTTTGTTGAATGAAGGAGAGTCGCTTGGTGCTGGAAGGGTCGGTACACTCCCTGAACCTGTGCAGTTGGAGAAATTTATCGGCCAGGTTAAAGAAGCTTATGAGATCCCATCAGTTCGCGCAAGCGGTGATTTTACAAAGATGGTGAAAACTGTTGCTCTCCTTGGTGGCAGTGGAGAGAAATATATCCATGCTGCTAAACGGAGCGGGGCAGATGTTTATATTACTGGGGATATGACTTTTCATATAACTCAAGATGCAATGGAAATGGGGCTGGCTGTCATAGACCCGGGTCACCATGTCGAAAAGGTCGTATGCCCTAAGGTGAAGGATTACTTAGAAGAGCATTGCAATCAAAATGGACATTTGAATATTCTTGTTTCAGAATCAGATACAGAACCGTTCAAAATGGTATAA
- a CDS encoding 4-hydroxy-3-methylbut-2-enyl diphosphate reductase, whose product MEVIKIAPRGYCYGVVDAMVIAQNAAKDPNLPRPIYILGMIVHNTHVTDAFEEEGIITVDGKNRNDMLEGINDGTVIFTAHGVSPQVKERAKAKGLTVLDATCPDVTNTHNLIRKKVAEGYEIIYVGKKGHPEPEGAMGVAPGKVHLVQTEEDVNQLEITHDKLMITNQTTMSQWDVYDVMERAKEKFPQLEKQQEICMATQVRQEAVSEQAGKADLTLVVGDPKSNNSNRLAQVSKEKAGTTAYRISDVTEIHLDWLEGVETVAVTAGASTPTPITKEVIKFIEQFDHEDEDTWIRESKVEQKKILPRVKTKKKANRT is encoded by the coding sequence ATGGAAGTCATTAAAATCGCCCCTCGCGGTTATTGCTACGGTGTAGTAGACGCTATGGTCATTGCCCAGAACGCAGCGAAAGACCCGAATCTACCTCGCCCGATATATATATTAGGGATGATTGTCCACAACACCCATGTTACAGATGCTTTCGAAGAGGAAGGAATCATCACAGTTGATGGGAAGAATCGTAATGACATGTTAGAAGGAATCAATGATGGAACAGTTATATTCACTGCACATGGTGTATCTCCGCAAGTGAAGGAACGCGCCAAAGCTAAAGGATTGACTGTCCTTGATGCGACCTGCCCTGACGTTACGAACACTCACAACTTGATTCGAAAGAAAGTAGCAGAAGGCTATGAAATCATTTATGTAGGAAAAAAAGGCCACCCAGAGCCTGAAGGAGCGATGGGGGTAGCCCCGGGCAAAGTCCATCTCGTTCAAACAGAAGAGGATGTGAACCAACTTGAGATCACCCATGACAAATTGATGATCACAAACCAGACAACTATGAGTCAATGGGACGTCTATGATGTGATGGAGAGAGCGAAGGAAAAATTCCCTCAGTTAGAGAAACAGCAGGAAATTTGCATGGCGACACAAGTCCGACAAGAAGCCGTGTCTGAACAAGCCGGAAAAGCTGACTTGACTCTCGTCGTAGGCGACCCGAAAAGTAACAACTCTAACCGCCTTGCTCAGGTTTCCAAAGAAAAAGCAGGAACCACAGCCTACCGTATTTCAGACGTCACCGAAATCCATCTTGATTGGCTGGAAGGTGTCGAAACAGTTGCCGTTACAGCCGGCGCTTCCACACCGACCCCTATCACTAAAGAAGTAATTAAATTCATTGAGCAGTTTGACCACGAAGATGAAGACACATGGATTCGCGAATCTAAAGTGGAACAGAAAAAAATTCTTCCAAGAGTCAAAACCAAAAAGAAAGCGAATAGAACGTAA
- a CDS encoding DEAD/DEAH box helicase: MSKHKFEQYAITPTVSKIVGGLGFQEPTPIQKQVLPPALRGESLIGQSHTGSGKTHAFLLPLLNQLEEAINSVQFVITAPTRELAIQIQDEVKKAIELAGKENVWRSKLLIGGTDKQKMVDKLSSMTPHIVVGTPGRILDMVKEEAIDLYHAKAFVLDEADLMLDLGFIEDVDQILVRMDQEVQMMVFSATIPERLQPFLKKYLTNPTHIEIEDDKPSPESMEHRLIPLRHKEPADIIIDISKAIQPYLAIIFTNGKEHANRLADQLMDKGLEVGLLHGGLSPRERKRMLKELQSLRYQYIVATDLASRGIDIQGVSHVINAQMPKEEEFYVHRVGRTARAGLQGTAINLYKESDLPLIQKLEKKGLSFDFYEVKNGEWKEVNSYNERQTRERSASSEEKKAKQMVRKPKKVKPGYKKKMKQEADQNLKKMKQNRFRKK, translated from the coding sequence ATGAGTAAGCATAAATTTGAACAATACGCCATTACCCCTACAGTCAGTAAGATTGTGGGAGGGCTGGGCTTTCAAGAACCAACACCTATTCAGAAACAAGTATTACCACCTGCATTGAGAGGTGAAAGTTTGATCGGTCAATCTCATACAGGTTCAGGGAAAACACATGCCTTTTTACTTCCATTATTAAATCAGTTGGAAGAAGCCATCAATTCAGTTCAGTTTGTCATTACAGCACCGACGAGAGAGCTTGCCATTCAGATTCAAGATGAAGTGAAAAAAGCGATTGAGTTAGCTGGAAAAGAAAATGTATGGCGCTCCAAGCTGCTTATAGGTGGTACGGACAAGCAAAAAATGGTGGACAAACTATCGTCAATGACTCCTCATATTGTTGTCGGCACACCAGGAAGAATATTAGATATGGTTAAAGAAGAAGCCATTGATTTATATCATGCCAAAGCATTCGTTTTGGACGAAGCGGACCTAATGCTTGATCTGGGTTTCATTGAAGATGTCGATCAAATTCTTGTGCGGATGGACCAAGAGGTACAAATGATGGTCTTTTCTGCAACGATCCCGGAAAGGTTACAGCCTTTCCTGAAAAAGTATTTGACGAATCCGACTCATATAGAAATTGAGGATGACAAACCTTCGCCTGAATCGATGGAACACCGTTTGATTCCATTGCGCCATAAAGAGCCTGCGGACATTATCATCGATATATCCAAAGCTATCCAACCCTATTTGGCAATCATCTTTACAAATGGAAAAGAACACGCGAACAGGCTAGCAGACCAATTGATGGACAAAGGTTTGGAAGTTGGGCTTTTACATGGCGGCTTATCTCCGAGAGAGCGTAAACGGATGCTTAAAGAATTGCAAAGCCTTCGTTATCAATACATCGTAGCCACGGATCTCGCATCTCGAGGAATTGATATTCAAGGTGTCAGTCATGTAATTAATGCCCAAATGCCGAAAGAGGAAGAATTCTACGTTCACCGTGTAGGTCGTACTGCCCGTGCAGGATTACAAGGCACAGCCATTAACCTTTATAAAGAATCAGATTTACCTTTGATACAGAAGTTAGAAAAGAAAGGTTTATCGTTTGATTTTTATGAGGTGAAAAATGGAGAATGGAAAGAAGTCAACTCCTACAATGAAAGACAAACAAGAGAGCGCAGTGCCTCAAGTGAAGAGAAAAAGGCAAAGCAAATGGTACGTAAACCGAAGAAAGTCAAACCAGGTTACAAAAAGAAAATGAAACAAGAAGCAGATCAGAATTTGAAAAAGATGAAACAAAACCGTTTTCGTAAGAAGTAA
- the rpoD gene encoding RNA polymerase sigma factor RpoD, whose translation MADKKQQPSRSKETTENQSELTLEQAKEQVLEIGKKRGILAYEEVAEKLSSFELDSDQMDEFYEHLNEQGVEVIGDSDTDPSMKQLNKEEEFDLNDLSVPPGVKINDPVRMYLKEIGRVNLLAAKDEISLAQRIESGDEEAKRDLAEANLRLVVSIAKRYVGRGMLFLDLIQEGNMGLIKAVEKFDYRKGYKFSTYATWWIRQAITRAIADQARTIRIPVHMVETINKLIRVQRQLLQDLGREPTPEEIAQDMDLTPDKVREILKIAQEPVSLETPIGEEDDSHLGDFIEDQEATSPSDHAAYELLKEQLEDVLDTLTDREENVLRLRFGLDDGRTRTLEEVGKVFGVTRERIRQIEAKALRKLRHPSRSKRLKDFME comes from the coding sequence ATGGCAGATAAGAAACAACAGCCATCACGTTCTAAAGAAACAACTGAAAATCAGAGTGAACTGACACTTGAGCAAGCAAAAGAGCAAGTGTTGGAGATTGGAAAAAAACGCGGAATCCTGGCCTATGAGGAAGTGGCAGAAAAACTCTCCAGTTTTGAATTGGATTCAGACCAAATGGATGAGTTTTATGAGCACCTCAATGAGCAAGGGGTAGAGGTGATCGGAGACTCAGATACAGATCCGAGTATGAAACAATTGAATAAAGAAGAAGAATTCGATCTAAACGATTTGAGTGTGCCACCTGGGGTGAAGATTAATGATCCAGTCCGCATGTACTTGAAAGAAATCGGCCGTGTCAACCTTCTCGCTGCTAAAGATGAAATCAGTCTGGCTCAGCGTATTGAGAGTGGTGACGAAGAAGCGAAGCGCGATCTGGCAGAAGCTAACCTCCGACTAGTAGTAAGTATTGCTAAACGTTATGTAGGCAGGGGGATGTTGTTCCTGGACTTGATCCAAGAAGGGAACATGGGGCTTATCAAAGCCGTGGAGAAGTTCGATTATCGTAAAGGTTATAAGTTCAGTACTTATGCAACATGGTGGATCAGGCAAGCCATCACCCGTGCGATAGCTGACCAGGCCCGTACGATCCGAATCCCCGTACACATGGTGGAAACAATTAATAAATTGATTCGGGTGCAGCGTCAACTTCTACAGGACCTTGGGCGCGAACCGACACCAGAAGAAATTGCTCAAGACATGGACCTTACTCCTGATAAAGTCCGTGAAATATTAAAAATCGCTCAAGAACCAGTTTCTTTGGAAACACCTATTGGTGAAGAAGATGATTCTCATCTCGGTGATTTCATCGAAGACCAGGAAGCAACCTCTCCTTCCGATCATGCAGCATACGAATTGCTGAAAGAACAACTGGAAGATGTGCTGGATACATTGACTGATCGTGAAGAAAATGTTCTGCGTTTGCGTTTCGGATTAGATGATGGCCGTACCCGTACTCTGGAAGAGGTTGGAAAAGTATTTGGAGTCACACGCGAAAGAATTCGCCAAATTGAAGCTAAGGCTCTTCGTAAACTGAGACACCCAAGCCGAAGCAAACGTTTAAAAGACTTCATGGAATAA
- a CDS encoding pyruvate, water dikinase regulatory protein has protein sequence MEKPLIYVLSDSVGETAELVVKACLSQFDDGPFDLQRIPYVEDKGTINEAVLQAKEHSAMIGFTLVVPEFRQHLISEARKNGIKCVDIMGPMMELMEDHLKIKPRLEPGLVHKLDEDYFKRVEAIEFAVRYDDGRDPRGISKADIVLIGVSRTSKTPLSQYLAHKRLKVANVPIVPEVHPPAELFRVDPDKCIGLKISAEKLNDIRKERLKSLGLGDQASYANINRIQQEIDHFNRVVERIGCPVIDVSNKAVEETANVIMNKLRQDAQE, from the coding sequence ATGGAGAAACCTTTAATTTATGTACTATCAGATTCAGTAGGAGAAACTGCTGAACTCGTCGTAAAAGCTTGTCTCAGTCAATTCGATGATGGCCCTTTTGATTTGCAGCGTATTCCATATGTCGAAGATAAAGGGACAATCAACGAAGCAGTCCTCCAAGCGAAAGAACATAGCGCTATGATCGGTTTCACGTTAGTTGTGCCAGAGTTCAGACAGCACCTAATATCTGAAGCGAGAAAAAACGGTATTAAATGTGTGGATATTATGGGACCGATGATGGAATTGATGGAAGACCATTTGAAAATCAAGCCTCGTTTAGAACCGGGGCTTGTTCATAAATTGGATGAGGATTACTTTAAACGGGTAGAAGCCATTGAATTTGCAGTCCGCTATGATGATGGACGTGACCCTAGAGGGATTTCAAAAGCGGACATCGTATTAATAGGTGTTTCCCGAACATCGAAAACACCTTTGTCCCAGTACCTTGCCCATAAACGGTTAAAAGTCGCTAATGTTCCTATAGTACCAGAAGTTCATCCCCCGGCTGAGTTGTTCAGGGTTGATCCTGATAAGTGTATTGGACTTAAAATCAGTGCAGAAAAGCTGAACGATATCAGGAAAGAAAGACTGAAGTCATTGGGGCTTGGTGATCAGGCAAGCTATGCGAATATCAACCGGATCCAACAGGAAATCGACCATTTCAACCGTGTAGTGGAGCGCATAGGTTGTCCAGTCATCGATGTTTCAAATAAAGCGGTGGAAGAGACAGCAAATGTAATTATGAATAAATTGCGTCAAGATGCTCAAGAATAG
- a CDS encoding deoxyribonuclease IV, which produces MLKIGSHVSMKGKKMLLGASEEAASYGAGTFMIYTGAPQNTRRRPLEELNIEAGTEHMKEHGMEDIVVHAPYIINIGNTTKPETFQLGVDFLRNEIARTEALGAKQIVLHPGSHVGQGVDKGIPKIIEGLNEVLHKDQSVQIALETMAGKGSEIGRSFDELAQIIDGVTMNEKLSVCMDTCHIHDAGYNVVEDFDGVLNEFDKIVGLDRLKVIHVNDSKNAQGAGKDRHENVGFGHIGFKALHQVIHHPALKDLPKILETPYVGEDKKNKKPPYRFEIDMVKEGTFDENLKDKIMEQ; this is translated from the coding sequence ATGTTGAAAATCGGTTCACATGTATCGATGAAAGGAAAGAAAATGCTTCTAGGGGCCAGTGAAGAAGCTGCCTCCTATGGTGCAGGGACATTCATGATCTATACGGGAGCCCCTCAGAATACTAGACGTCGCCCGCTTGAAGAACTGAATATCGAAGCAGGCACTGAACATATGAAAGAACATGGCATGGAGGATATCGTCGTCCATGCTCCTTATATTATTAATATCGGAAATACTACAAAACCAGAGACTTTTCAATTAGGTGTCGACTTTTTACGTAATGAAATCGCCCGTACTGAAGCGCTGGGTGCGAAACAAATCGTGTTGCATCCTGGTTCCCATGTCGGTCAAGGAGTAGACAAGGGGATTCCGAAAATCATTGAAGGGTTAAATGAAGTCTTGCACAAAGACCAAAGTGTCCAAATCGCCCTTGAAACGATGGCTGGAAAAGGATCGGAGATAGGGAGAAGCTTTGACGAACTTGCCCAAATTATCGATGGTGTGACAATGAACGAAAAACTTTCCGTATGTATGGATACATGTCACATCCACGATGCAGGATATAACGTCGTAGAGGATTTTGACGGTGTACTGAATGAGTTCGACAAAATTGTTGGACTTGACCGTTTGAAAGTGATTCACGTAAACGACAGCAAGAATGCTCAGGGCGCAGGAAAAGACCGACACGAAAACGTTGGTTTTGGGCACATCGGTTTCAAGGCACTTCATCAGGTCATTCACCATCCGGCATTAAAAGATCTGCCTAAGATTCTTGAAACTCCATATGTCGGAGAGGACAAGAAAAACAAAAAACCTCCATACCGGTTTGAAATTGATATGGTTAAAGAAGGAACTTTCGATGAAAACCTAAAAGATAAAATCATGGAGCAATAA
- a CDS encoding YaiI/YqxD family protein produces MPKLNVKVWVDADSCPVQNEIVEVCNLYEIQPQFIATVNHYSPVKSNEGWTFVDDGSQSVDIYILNQVRFNDIVITQDLSLAVLLTSKGVYVLTPRGKLVKENDADNIMNQKFIRQQTMKRRKKWKGPSAFTSKDGERFRSALQDLLSDVEGI; encoded by the coding sequence ATGCCAAAACTAAATGTGAAGGTCTGGGTAGATGCAGATAGTTGTCCTGTGCAAAATGAAATCGTTGAAGTGTGTAACCTCTATGAAATACAACCTCAATTCATTGCGACAGTCAATCATTACAGTCCAGTAAAATCAAATGAAGGGTGGACTTTTGTCGATGATGGATCACAATCAGTAGACATATACATCCTCAATCAAGTTCGCTTTAATGATATCGTCATCACACAAGATCTTTCCTTAGCCGTGTTATTAACATCTAAAGGAGTTTACGTATTAACACCACGAGGTAAACTGGTTAAAGAAAATGATGCTGATAATATTATGAATCAAAAATTTATCCGGCAGCAAACAATGAAGCGCCGGAAAAAGTGGAAAGGCCCATCAGCTTTTACCAGCAAAGATGGTGAAAGATTTCGCTCGGCTCTCCAAGATTTGTTGTCAGATGTTGAAGGAATTTAG
- the dnaG gene encoding DNA primase, with protein sequence MAGHIPDEKVDEIRTSSDIVEVIGDYIDLKKQGRNYFGLCPFHGENTPSFSVSQDKQIFHCFGCGKGGNVYTFLMEMEGFSFVQALKQLAEQSGIELPEQMTDEGPAERSQESQSMLEAHQWLTKLYHHLLKNSKEGQEAYQYLMDRGFTDETIQKYQIGFSPNSKDFVVTFLEKKGYHPQTMVKAGLLSTNDHGDYADRFRGRVIFPLRNHLGKTVAFAGRSIGEQEPKYLNSPETELFHKGRLLYNFDLARSAIRKEKSVLLFEGFGDVITADQAGIHNAVATMGTALSSSQANLLKRYVEQVIICYDGDRAGIEAAVKAAKLVKSIGCHTYVARVPDGLDPDDFIQKNGGERFRREIIDTSDTYISFMMSYLRRDYNLQLEGDRITYIEKVLQEIAVLDRAVEREHYLNELAAEFKMALDTLKEEVQRIRGKSGVKDNETRNRYTNHTRKSSVQNKLLPAFHNAERKLIAYMLKDPYIADKVQKEIGGAFNIEDHQVIVTHLYAYYEDGNESDISQFVELIEDPAVKSLAIELAMAPISEEVSDQEINDYISWIRAEYWDLTDIKNLEAELKKAEQQKDPIKAAEIAMDLIKRKKELKNN encoded by the coding sequence ATGGCTGGACACATACCAGATGAAAAAGTGGATGAAATCAGAACGTCATCGGATATTGTCGAAGTGATCGGCGATTATATCGATCTCAAGAAACAAGGCAGAAACTATTTTGGTCTTTGTCCCTTCCATGGGGAAAACACTCCTTCTTTTTCCGTTTCTCAAGATAAGCAGATATTCCATTGCTTTGGTTGTGGAAAGGGAGGGAATGTTTATACCTTCCTAATGGAGATGGAAGGCTTCAGCTTTGTACAAGCGTTGAAACAATTAGCGGAGCAATCGGGTATCGAGCTTCCGGAACAAATGACAGATGAAGGTCCGGCAGAAAGAAGTCAAGAATCTCAATCGATGTTGGAAGCCCATCAATGGCTCACCAAATTATATCATCATTTGTTAAAGAATTCCAAAGAGGGTCAGGAAGCTTATCAATATTTGATGGATCGAGGCTTTACGGATGAAACGATTCAAAAGTATCAGATTGGCTTTTCGCCGAATTCAAAAGACTTTGTCGTAACTTTCCTCGAAAAGAAAGGCTACCATCCACAAACGATGGTCAAGGCGGGGCTGCTCAGTACGAATGATCATGGAGACTATGCGGACCGGTTCAGAGGACGGGTCATCTTCCCGTTAAGAAATCACCTCGGAAAGACTGTGGCATTTGCAGGGAGATCCATAGGAGAACAAGAACCGAAGTATTTGAACAGCCCTGAAACGGAGCTTTTTCATAAGGGAAGGCTGCTTTATAATTTCGATCTGGCACGTTCAGCGATCAGAAAAGAAAAGTCTGTGTTACTCTTTGAAGGTTTCGGCGATGTCATAACAGCAGATCAAGCAGGTATTCATAATGCTGTAGCAACGATGGGAACAGCATTATCAAGTTCTCAGGCAAACCTTTTAAAAAGGTATGTCGAACAAGTAATTATTTGTTATGACGGAGACCGTGCAGGCATAGAAGCTGCGGTCAAGGCGGCGAAATTGGTTAAGAGTATCGGATGTCACACCTATGTTGCAAGAGTGCCAGACGGACTGGATCCTGACGATTTCATTCAAAAGAATGGGGGAGAACGATTTCGTCGGGAAATCATCGATACAAGTGATACGTATATTTCATTCATGATGAGCTACCTTCGAAGGGATTATAATCTTCAATTAGAAGGAGATCGGATCACATATATCGAAAAAGTATTACAAGAGATCGCCGTTCTCGATCGTGCTGTTGAAAGAGAACATTACCTCAATGAATTGGCAGCAGAATTCAAGATGGCCCTGGATACTTTGAAAGAAGAAGTGCAGAGAATCAGAGGTAAAAGCGGTGTAAAGGATAATGAGACCAGGAACCGATATACTAATCATACGAGAAAATCATCGGTCCAGAATAAATTACTGCCAGCCTTTCACAATGCAGAAAGGAAACTGATTGCATATATGTTGAAAGATCCTTATATTGCTGATAAAGTTCAGAAGGAAATAGGCGGTGCTTTTAATATAGAAGATCATCAAGTCATCGTGACCCATCTTTATGCATATTATGAAGACGGTAATGAATCGGATATCAGTCAGTTTGTGGAACTGATTGAAGACCCTGCCGTGAAAAGTCTAGCTATAGAGCTTGCGATGGCTCCCATCAGCGAAGAGGTCTCTGATCAAGAAATCAATGATTATATTTCATGGATACGAGCAGAATATTGGGATCTTACCGACATCAAAAATCTCGAAGCTGAATTGAAAAAAGCAGAGCAGCAGAAAGATCCTATCAAAGCAGCAGAAATTGCCATGGATCTTATCAAACGAAAAAAAGAGCTGAAAAACAACTAG
- a CDS encoding DUF2624 domain-containing protein — protein sequence MKNVAQQFITQKLKQLTVNELLFYSKKYRISISEQEAAAIVKALKKNKENPFDPEGRKRMLKKLASITSKDTARAVNQLLMKIAKEYGVEDWLK from the coding sequence ATGAAAAATGTGGCACAACAGTTCATTACCCAAAAGTTGAAACAACTAACCGTAAATGAATTACTTTTCTATAGTAAGAAGTACCGCATTTCTATATCCGAACAAGAAGCCGCAGCCATAGTGAAAGCTTTGAAGAAAAATAAGGAGAACCCCTTCGATCCAGAGGGCCGGAAGAGAATGCTGAAAAAACTTGCGAGTATCACTTCAAAAGATACAGCACGAGCAGTGAATCAATTACTTATGAAGATCGCGAAGGAGTATGGTGTGGAAGATTGGCTGAAATAA